The Sesamum indicum cultivar Zhongzhi No. 13 linkage group LG6, S_indicum_v1.0, whole genome shotgun sequence genome has a segment encoding these proteins:
- the LOC105165463 gene encoding BES1/BZR1 homolog protein 4 isoform X2, whose product MDILGGSASVTPCSSYQPSPHTSYNPSPASSSFPSPVSSAYDPSIVADGNSLIPWLRNLSSSSSSASSSKFIHNYMHGGSISAPVTPPSSSPTARTPRFKTDRDNSFPHPSWGGPQHPFLPLSTPPSPGRQILHDSKWFAGVQIPQSGPTSPTFSLVSSNPFGFRVEDLSRGGSLMCTPGQSGTCSPAVAAASEQNADIPMAEVISNDFAFGSNIAGLVKPWEGERIHEECGSDDLELTLGSSKTR is encoded by the exons ATGGATATCTTGGGTGGTTCTGCATCAGTAACTCCATGCTCATCTTACCAACCAAGTCCCCACACTTCTTATAATCCAAGCCCAGCTTCCTCTTCCTTTCCAAGCCCAGTTTCTTCTGCTTATGACCCCAGCATTGTAGCAGATGGAAATTCCCTCATCCCATGGCTCAGAAACctctcatcatcatcttcttcagcCTCATCATCAAAGTTTATACATAACTATATGCATGGTGGTTCCATTAGTGCTCCTGTAACCCCTCCCTCGAGCTCCCCAACTGCCAGAACCCCACGATTTAAGACTGACCGGGATAATTCTTTTCCTCACCCCAGCTGGGGAGGGCCTCAACACCCATTTCTTCCCTTGTCCACACCTCCAAGCCCTGGCCGACAAATCCTCCATGATTCAAAATGGTTTGCTGGTGTTCAAATCCCTCAGAGCGGTCCAACTTCTCCAACGTTTAGCCTTGTTTCTTCAAATCCGTTTGGCTTCCGAGTAGAAGATTTAAGCCGAGGTGGATCTCTGATGTGCACTCCTGGGCAAAGTGGGACATGTTCTCCTGCTGTTGCTGCAGCTTCTGAGCAAAACGCAGATATTCCAATGGCCGAAGTGATTTCAAACGACTTTGCATTTGGTAGCAACATAGCAGGTCTTGTAAAGCCTTGGGAAGGGGAGAGGATACACGAGGAGTGTGGCTCAGATGACCTTGAGCTTACTCTTGGAAGCTCAAAAACCAG ataa